From a region of the Solanum stenotomum isolate F172 chromosome 2, ASM1918654v1, whole genome shotgun sequence genome:
- the LOC125855354 gene encoding uncharacterized protein LOC125855354, with amino-acid sequence MSTGPTKSTPNGFENSLRPEEEQNKIDEMRKLIGPLSGKLALYCSDASISRYLAAQSWNVKKAANMLKASLKWRLDFMPEEIRWDDVASEAETGKIYRSNYKDKHGRPVLVMRPRCQNTKSVEGQMKYLVYCMENAVVNLPEDQEQMIWLVDFHGYTLSNFSIKVTKETAHILQDYYPERLGIAILYDAPKIFEPFWKLAKPFLDPKTVSKIQFMYSDDPNSKKMMEELFDMSLVESAFGGDDKADFDVNKYAERMREDDKKLSAFWKKDDNSASNAQPTVTADPSLLPTNSDSDSEVLDEKVEKPSLDVDEEELSIEETLPGTDSTNANVKAV; translated from the exons ATGAGTACTGGTCCAACAAAATCCACGCCAAATGGCTTTGAGAATTCTTTGAGACCGGAAGAAGAACAGAACAAG ATTGATGAGATGAGAAAGTTGATTGGGCCGCTTTCAGGTAAGTTGGCCCTTTATTGTTCTGATGCATCCATTTCAAGATATTTAGCAGCTCAAAGCTGGAATGTGAAGAAGGCAGCTAACATGCTTAAAGCATCCCTGAAGTGGAGACTGGATTTCATGCCTGAAGAAATTCGCTGG GATGATGTGGCTAGTGAAGCAGAAACAGGCAAAATTTATAGGTCAAACTATAAAGACAAGCATGGCAGGCCAGTTCTTGTCATGAGACCTCGTTGCCAG AACACTAAGTCTGTAGAAGGACAGATGAAGTATTTAGTATATTGCATGGAAAACGCAGTTGTAAATCTCCCAGAAGACCAGGAACAGATGATCTGGTTGGTTGATTTTCATGGATACACTCTGTCAAATTTCTCAATCAAGGTGACAAAAGAAACGGCTCATATTTTGCAAGACTATTATCCTGAAAGACTGGGGATAGCTATTTTATATGATGCACCCAAAATATTTGAACCATTTTGGAAG CTAGCAAAGCCTTTTTTGGACCCAAAGACTGTGAGCAAAATCCAATTTATGTACTCAGATGACCCCAACAGCAAGAAAATGATGGAAGAACTGTTTGACATGAGTCTGGTGGAGTCTGCATTTGGCGGAGATGATAAGGCTGATTTTGATGTCAATAAATATGCTGAGAGGATGAGAGAAGATGATAAAAAATTGTCTGCTTTCTGGAAGAAAGACGATAATTCTGCATCAAATGCACAGCCAACTGTGACAGCTGATCCCTCTTTATTGCCAACAAATTCTGATTCTGATTCTGAAGTCTTAGATGAGAAAGTAGAGAAACCTTCTCTTGATGTTGATGAAGAGGAATTATCAATTGAAGAAACTTTGCCTGGAACTGACAGTACAAATGCGAATGTTAAAGCAGTGTAA
- the LOC125856885 gene encoding 2,3-bisphosphoglycerate-dependent phosphoglycerate mutase 1-like, protein MAATTLYQSVGTLQSCRNNGNSGLCPDYGHVSFRSVSKGFKVDVGLLRGGSFCSRKRSTCVIHASASQATVFDEASAPSSATTSDSNKKTSEAALILIRHGESMWNEKNLFTGCVDVPLTTKGVEEAVEAGKRISNIPVDMIYTSALIRAQMTAMLAMTQHRRKKVPTIIHEESEQAGAWSQIFSEDTNMQCIPVVTAWQLNERMYGELQGLNKQETADKYGSEQVHEWRRSYDIPPPNGESLEMCAERAVAYFTEHIEPQLASGKNIMIAAHGNSLRSIIMYLDKLTSQEVISLELATGIPMLYIFKEGRFIRRGSPPAPTEATVYAYTKKLAQYRQKLDDMFE, encoded by the exons ATGGCTGCAACGACACTTTACCAATCGGTTGGGACTCTTCAGTCTTGTAGAAATAATGGTAACTCTGGATTGTGTCCTGATTATGGGCATGTTTCCTTTAGATCAGTGTCCAAGGGTTTCAAGGTTGATGTGGGATTGTTGAGAGGAGGAAGTTTTTGTTCTAGAAAGAGAAGTACTTGTGTAATTCACGCCTCTGCTTCTCAGGCTACGGTGTTTGATGAAGCTTCAGCACCATCAAGTGCCACCACCAGTGACTCCAACAAGAAAACAA GTGAAGCTGCTTTGATCCTGATTAGACACGGTGAGTCTATGTGGAACGAAAAAAACTTGTTCACTGGTTGTGTAGATGTGCCTTTAACTACAAAGGGTGTGGAAGAGGCAGTTGAAGCTGGGAAACGAATTAGTAATATACCTGTCGACATGATCTATACTTCTGCTTTGATTCGTGCTCAAATGACTGCCATGCTTGCCATGACTCAGCACCGCCGCAAGAAG GTGCCAACTATCATTCATGAAGAGAGTGAACAAGCAGGAGCTTGGAGTCAGATCTTTAGTGAAGATACCAACATGCAATGTATACCAGTTGTAACAGCTTGGCAACTAAATGAGAGAAT GTATGGGGAATTACAAGGTCTTAATAAGCAGGAAACAGCTGATAAATATGGAAGTGAGCAGGTTCATGAGTGGCGTCGTAGCTATGATATTCCTCCTCCGAACGGAGAAAGTTTGGAAATGTGTGCAGAGAGAGCTGTTGCCTACTTCACAGAGCAC ATTGAACCCCAACTGGCAAGtggaaaaaatataatgatTGCAGCCCATGGGAACTCATTGAGGTCCATCATTATGTATCTTGACAAGCTAACATCCCAAGAG GTTATAAGTTTGGAGCTTGCCACTGGAATCCCCATGCTTTACATATTTAAAGAAGGAAGGTTTATTCGCAGAGGAAGTCCTCCAGCCCCAACTGAGGCAACAGTCTATGCTTATACGAAG AAATTGGCTCAGTACAGACAAAAGCTAGATGATATGTTTGAGTAA